Proteins encoded in a region of the Paenibacillus sp. E222 genome:
- a CDS encoding chemotaxis response regulator protein-glutamate methylesterase — protein sequence MAVYQVLVVDDSAFMRKIVSDLIEADSEFKVTATASNGKEAIQKAIELKPDVITMDVEMPEMNGLDALKSIMKQSFVPVIMLSGINEQGMKETIMALEAGAFDFIRKPSIVHDQDIAQVGKALVERMRAAMDEIKRKADREASMKKRDEAQSKLLQQSQRVQVDPSLPDRKGELKKTIEPTQSGKRLGSGQTEPLRAKPKPPTVPLTKQNAERMDKKLQPLRDANRASDAFTDKLAKPNKPAQPPKENRLSNISRLVEQETAAASTEPSKDVAKVIPSHKGAGGPEGSVNKLVAIGCSTGGPRALKTLLEQLPGDLPAPVIIVQHMPPNFTRSLAQRLNTFSELHVVEAEEGMVLRKGTAYIAPGGFHVKVNKTADGRFTIKLTEEEPVNGHRPSVDTMFESLLPYTSLQRHLVLLTGMGSDGARMMKKLYEAGVTSTFAENEETCVVYGMPRSAVELQCVRHLLPLQEIAPKLVQAVK from the coding sequence ATGGCGGTGTATCAAGTTTTGGTTGTCGATGATTCCGCTTTTATGCGTAAAATTGTTTCAGACTTAATTGAAGCAGATTCGGAGTTTAAGGTTACGGCAACAGCATCAAATGGTAAGGAAGCTATTCAAAAAGCAATAGAGTTGAAGCCCGATGTTATCACAATGGACGTTGAGATGCCTGAAATGAATGGGTTGGACGCATTAAAATCGATCATGAAGCAATCTTTCGTTCCGGTGATTATGCTCTCGGGTATCAATGAACAAGGCATGAAGGAAACCATCATGGCTCTCGAGGCGGGTGCGTTTGACTTTATTCGTAAGCCATCGATTGTGCATGATCAGGACATTGCCCAAGTAGGTAAAGCGCTGGTTGAGCGGATGCGAGCAGCTATGGATGAAATTAAGCGAAAAGCCGATCGTGAAGCATCGATGAAGAAACGGGATGAAGCACAGAGCAAACTGTTGCAACAGTCCCAGCGAGTTCAGGTTGATCCTTCTTTACCAGATCGTAAAGGTGAATTGAAGAAAACGATAGAACCTACCCAGTCAGGAAAACGACTTGGCAGCGGACAAACTGAACCTTTAAGAGCAAAACCGAAGCCACCTACTGTCCCACTGACAAAGCAGAATGCAGAACGTATGGACAAAAAGCTGCAACCTTTACGAGATGCAAATCGGGCTTCAGATGCCTTTACTGACAAATTAGCAAAGCCAAACAAGCCAGCGCAGCCTCCCAAGGAAAACCGTTTGTCCAATATATCTCGATTGGTAGAACAGGAGACAGCGGCAGCTTCAACTGAACCATCCAAAGATGTTGCAAAGGTTATCCCGTCTCATAAGGGAGCAGGAGGACCGGAAGGATCAGTTAACAAACTTGTGGCAATTGGTTGTTCAACTGGGGGACCTAGAGCCCTCAAAACTTTGCTGGAGCAACTGCCAGGTGATTTACCTGCTCCAGTCATTATCGTACAGCATATGCCGCCGAACTTTACCCGTTCCCTTGCGCAGCGATTGAATACGTTCAGTGAACTGCATGTGGTTGAAGCTGAGGAAGGCATGGTTCTACGAAAAGGGACAGCCTATATTGCTCCAGGCGGCTTCCATGTCAAAGTCAACAAAACTGCGGATGGAAGGTTCACCATAAAGCTGACAGAGGAAGAACCAGTTAATGGACACAGGCCTTCAGTAGATACGATGTTTGAATCGCTGCTGCCGTACACATCATTGCAACGACATCTGGTTTTGCTGACAGGGATGGGCAGTGATGGCGCTCGTATGATGAAAAAATTGTATGAAGCGGGTGTCACATCAACCTTTGCAGAGAATGAAGAAACTTGTGTTGTGTATGGTATGCCGCGTTCTGCTGTAGAGCTGCAATGCGTGCGTCATCTTCTGCCCTTGCAGGAGATTGCGCCAAAACTTGTTCAAGCTGTGAAATAA
- a CDS encoding MinD/ParA family protein, which produces MKDQAASLRSMVAMPNGEEGRGRDSRSSKIITVASGKGGVGKSNFTLNFALSLQAMGQKVLVFDADIGMANIDVLMGTSSPYNLYHLLYRQKSIQEIIQLGASGLPYIAGGSGMKELFSLSDRDLEFFAGQVEEIAQEMDYVIFDTGAGLSRENMKFIGAADECLIITTPEPTSITDAYALVKVMHGQENATPFRMIVNRVEDQQEAERVADKIAGVAKRFLQIDIPLLGYISEDAQVVKAVKRQVPYSLAYPNAKASRDILKLAHYYLAAPAAPGSETLTGIRGFMKKWLKRTT; this is translated from the coding sequence ATGAAGGACCAGGCAGCCTCACTCAGAAGTATGGTCGCCATGCCTAACGGAGAGGAGGGGAGGGGACGTGATTCACGCTCCTCCAAAATCATAACCGTTGCCAGTGGAAAGGGAGGGGTTGGTAAATCCAACTTTACACTTAACTTTGCATTGAGCTTACAGGCGATGGGGCAAAAGGTATTGGTGTTTGATGCAGATATAGGGATGGCTAATATTGATGTCCTGATGGGAACCTCTTCTCCTTATAATCTGTACCATCTGTTATACCGACAGAAATCCATACAGGAAATCATACAGCTAGGTGCAAGCGGGTTGCCTTATATCGCCGGAGGTTCGGGGATGAAAGAATTGTTCTCATTGTCAGATCGAGATCTGGAGTTTTTTGCTGGACAAGTTGAAGAGATTGCACAGGAAATGGATTATGTCATTTTTGATACAGGGGCAGGACTTTCCAGAGAAAATATGAAATTTATCGGTGCAGCTGATGAATGTCTGATCATCACCACACCTGAACCGACTTCAATAACCGATGCTTATGCTTTAGTTAAAGTTATGCATGGCCAGGAAAATGCCACACCCTTTCGGATGATCGTTAACCGGGTTGAAGACCAGCAAGAGGCGGAACGGGTGGCGGATAAAATAGCTGGAGTGGCAAAAAGATTTTTACAGATCGATATCCCGCTACTTGGATATATTTCCGAAGATGCCCAAGTTGTAAAGGCAGTTAAAAGGCAAGTGCCATACAGTCTGGCATATCCAAATGCAAAAGCTTCCAGGGATATATTGAAACTCGCACATTACTATCTGGCTGCACCTGCTGCTCCGGGATCCGAAACCTTGACAGGAATCAGAGGATTTATGAAAAAGTGGCTAAAGCGGACAACATGA
- a CDS encoding chemotaxis protein CheA — protein sequence MDMNQYLSMFIDESNDHLQSLNENMLQLEGSPEDLGIVQVIFRSAHTLKGMAATMGFEDLASLTHKMENVLDLVRNEKLKMQDFIFDTLFKSLDALETMVQDITQGGEGKADVSSIVASLQAIESGEWTGGTAPVAEVNQSSGTTTSSAVELDEFQYSVLDQSIAEGHRVLYIEVLVSEQSQLKGVRAYMVFDLLERSGEVVKSFPTVQDIEQEKFERSFSLYYITTKEAQELEKGIMSISEIESAKVIQLDQETLQQMTNQAAVTAEVEAAPVPAPVDASQEPNSSSKEEPNKPAATKTVAPKQAAAPSRTIRVDIERLDVLMNLFSELLIDRSRLEQLASETGNNDLSDTVAHLSRVSTDLQNIVLKLRMVPVDTVFNRFPRMIRDLAKTLDKKIDLVITGAETELDRTVIDEIGDPLVHLLRNAVDHGVESIAERVAAGKPELGTVNLRAFHSGNHVFIEIEDDGKGIYRDNLLRTAVKRGVVTEEQGAKMSDDEVNQLLFAPGFSTADKISDISGRGVGLDVVKSKITSLGGNVTIHSTPGKGTNFSVQLPLTLSIIAAMLVRLGSEKYAVPLSSIVETAIVQREQVRNIHGNKMITFRESLIPYLSLSEVFGVPDFNDADEQETEIVVIRKGERLAAVAVEEFIGQSEIVLKSMGTYLPSIEGISGATILGDGQVALILDPNAFIK from the coding sequence ATGGACATGAATCAATATTTATCTATGTTTATTGATGAGTCTAATGATCATCTGCAGTCCCTTAACGAAAATATGCTTCAACTCGAAGGCAGTCCGGAGGATTTGGGAATTGTTCAGGTCATATTCCGCTCTGCTCATACGTTGAAGGGTATGGCTGCTACAATGGGTTTTGAGGATTTGGCATCATTGACCCACAAAATGGAAAATGTGCTGGATCTGGTACGTAACGAAAAGTTGAAAATGCAGGATTTTATTTTTGATACTCTATTCAAGAGTTTGGATGCTTTGGAAACAATGGTCCAGGATATTACACAAGGTGGAGAGGGTAAAGCGGATGTCTCCTCCATCGTAGCTTCTCTCCAAGCCATTGAGAGTGGTGAATGGACGGGAGGTACTGCTCCGGTAGCAGAAGTAAATCAATCATCAGGTACAACAACATCAAGCGCGGTTGAACTCGACGAATTCCAGTACTCCGTATTGGACCAGTCCATAGCTGAAGGTCACCGTGTGCTCTATATTGAAGTTCTTGTCAGCGAGCAGAGCCAGCTGAAGGGCGTACGTGCATATATGGTCTTCGATCTGTTGGAACGCTCGGGTGAAGTGGTTAAATCGTTCCCAACCGTTCAGGATATCGAGCAAGAGAAGTTTGAGCGCAGTTTTTCGTTGTATTACATAACAACCAAAGAGGCGCAGGAACTTGAAAAAGGCATTATGAGCATCTCTGAAATTGAGAGTGCCAAGGTCATTCAGCTGGATCAAGAGACGCTTCAGCAGATGACTAATCAGGCTGCGGTAACAGCTGAAGTGGAAGCTGCACCTGTTCCTGCTCCAGTAGATGCATCCCAGGAACCGAATTCTTCATCGAAAGAAGAACCAAATAAACCGGCAGCGACTAAAACAGTTGCACCAAAACAAGCTGCTGCACCATCACGTACCATCCGCGTGGATATCGAACGTCTGGATGTACTGATGAACTTGTTCAGTGAGTTACTAATCGATCGTTCGCGTCTCGAGCAGTTGGCCAGCGAGACGGGTAACAATGATTTATCCGATACGGTAGCTCATCTGAGCAGAGTTAGTACAGATTTGCAAAATATTGTATTGAAATTGCGGATGGTTCCTGTAGATACGGTATTCAACCGTTTCCCACGTATGATTCGTGACCTGGCTAAAACACTCGACAAAAAGATCGATCTGGTCATTACGGGTGCCGAAACGGAACTTGATCGGACTGTAATCGATGAGATTGGCGATCCGCTGGTGCATTTGCTGCGTAACGCAGTAGACCATGGGGTTGAATCGATCGCAGAGCGTGTGGCAGCAGGTAAACCGGAATTGGGAACAGTTAATCTTCGGGCCTTCCATAGCGGAAATCATGTATTTATCGAAATCGAAGATGACGGTAAAGGCATTTACCGCGATAATCTTTTGAGAACAGCGGTCAAACGTGGTGTTGTTACCGAAGAACAAGGTGCCAAGATGAGCGATGATGAAGTCAACCAGCTGTTGTTTGCACCAGGCTTCAGTACCGCTGATAAAATCTCGGATATCTCCGGCCGTGGAGTAGGCTTGGATGTTGTAAAATCCAAAATCACTTCCCTTGGTGGGAATGTAACCATTCATTCGACACCAGGTAAAGGGACTAACTTCTCTGTTCAGTTACCATTGACCCTGTCTATTATCGCTGCGATGCTTGTTCGACTAGGGTCCGAGAAATATGCTGTTCCTTTGTCTTCTATTGTGGAGACAGCTATTGTCCAGCGGGAACAGGTTCGCAACATTCATGGCAATAAAATGATCACGTTCCGAGAGTCTCTAATTCCGTACCTGTCATTGAGCGAAGTTTTCGGAGTGCCTGATTTCAATGATGCGGACGAACAAGAAACTGAAATTGTAGTCATTCGGAAAGGTGAACGTCTTGCAGCTGTAGCCGTTGAAGAATTTATTGGACAGAGTGAGATAGTTCTTAAATCGATGGGGACTTATCTTCCTTCCATTGAAGGGATCTCTGGTGCAACGATTCTGGGAGATGGACAAGTAGCTCTGATTCTTGACCCTAATGCATTTATTAAATAA